In Poecile atricapillus isolate bPoeAtr1 chromosome 16, bPoeAtr1.hap1, whole genome shotgun sequence, the DNA window CGGCCGGAGCCgccgagcccggccccgctccgcgcTCCGAGCCCGGCCTGATCGCCGCTTCCAAGCCCCAAAATAGTTGGTAATATCTACAAACTCGGCGGCGGAGCATCCGAACAGATAGATAATTAATTACAAAACACAGGGGGAATATGCAAACCGCGTATTACAAATTCTACAGGGCTTAACTGATTGGAAACAGATTATTATCTTGTTTGTCTTTTGTCTGTTTCACTTATCCCTCTGCCGTCTGTTGTGTTGTAAGTTGATACACTTTATTCTtgaaaggggattttttttttcctttaataataTAGTAAATTCCATCAACATCTTGTATAAGCGACGCTGCTTCTCCACGCATTACCCTGTTAAAACACAAAAGGTTTATTAGTTACATATAGGCAGTCTTATGGGCCCTGAATTACCATCTGTTACCATGGGGGAATGTGGCTGGGGGGAGTTTCTTGGGGCTCGGGGtggtttttcccctcctcccttcttcccctcGGATTTATTTATTCCTTGACTTTCAAACGAAAAAGGcgagggcggcggcggggagcAGGGGACGGGGCGGGGGTccccagctggggacagagggtgGCCGGGAGGGGACCTGCGGGGGTGTGCGAGGCCACGGGAGAGCAGCGAGGCCGCGTGGGGCACAAAAACCAGCGCGGGGGCCGCTCCCGCACCTCGCACGGACCATCCCTACGGCCCAGATTATCCATAGGTTTATCCATAGGTTTATCCATAGGGTGTTTATCCATAGGTTTATCCATAGGCGCGGGACGGCGCTGAGCAGCCTGCGGTGGCTCGGGCCCCGCGTGTGCGAGCGCTCATCCCTAGGAGGGGACACGCGTGGatctccagcccctctccatcCCCGCCTTCCTCCGCCGTGCCGGGGAGGCTCGGGGATCCATGCTCCCGATGCTCCGGCCCCGCTCGAGTGCTGGATCCTGCCCGAAATCCCTGGAGGCTGCGGTGGGAGCGGGCCCCGCACGTCCCCGCACCGCTCCGCGcctcccaaattcctcccaagcGCCCAGGGAATGCCGCAAACTTGGGCAGAGCCCTGCGGGAGCGCGGCCGCGATCGGCGGTGTCCCTCCTCTTTCCCGTGCCTTCGCCTTTCCTGCCCGTTTCTCCCCTTTTTAACTCGCTGCAGTTTTcgtttcctttcttctctcttccctggctttttttttccttccgtctttgtttccttttcttcctcctccactTCCTTGTTCCCTCGCTCTGGGTCTTTTCCTTCACCCTTCCCTTTTGGTTTCCATTCTCTTCTATTCTCGCcgttctttttgtctttttatttctttcctccgattttcttttccttttctcttctttttccttcattgttTTCCCCGTCTTCTTCCTTGccttctttatttctgtgtattttttcctttcgttcatttatttcttctttctttacttctttgtatttctcttattttttcttcgtttttctgtggttttcctgtctcttcttagtttcttcctttttcGTTTcccttaatttatttttactcactctctccctcttttccctttctctctttttttccagcatacattttctctttttcttcctccgctttttctggttttagtttctttttcctacttttttatttttcctccctgatCCTCTTAAATTTCCTTATTTCGATTCTCCCTCTTTCCACAAACATCCCTACACACAAAACTCCACTTCCCGCCGATGCCCTCGTGCCGTGGTGGGTTTGTTGGGATTTTGAGCTGGggggttttttgattttttttgttttggtttggattttttttttttgccactaCCAGGAGCATTTCCCAGCGCCAAAATGCTCCACAGCCACGGGTTACTTCGGGCTGGAGCgagggaaaatagaaaaaaaaaagataaatgtaattctttaatataaaaattcagGGATTTTGGCTAGAGGAAACGACGGGGAATGGGAAGGAAGGTTCGGCCTTCACCTGCTCCACCGCTTTCCTCCTCCCCGCACGGCCAGACCCCAGGGCCGCCTCATCCCCTCCCGAAATCTCCGGGGAACGGAGGGAGAGCCCCCGACCCCGCTGGAgcggcagcccccggccccagGCTGGAtcttcctccccaaaaccctccccGAGCCCAGGCCGGGGCCGCTCCttcccccgcccctcccgcgGGGTCTCAGCTCCGCCGCACCTGGAATTAAAGAGAAAACTCAGTGCGGGAGGGGGGAGCGGCCGCCGCCCCCGGGACGCCCCGGGCCCGCTCCCCCCGCTGGGAGCGCAGAGCGGGGAAGGGCcgaggggcggcggggccgggggacAAAAgccgggggggctcgggggggtcGCATAGCTCCGGGGGAACTTTTCATCCCGCTCCGCTGCGGGAAGGAGCCCCCGgcctcctccccatccccagcaaCCCCTCCCCCCTCCCAAATACACCccctcccttctttttcccactTGTTGCTCTTCCAGACAAAAGCGTCTCTTCCCCTTGCGCAAAACAAATATAAAGCCCCCAAAAACCAGGTGATGCTGTCGCCCAGAGCAACTCGGGACCCCCCGACTCCTCCCCGAGCATCccttgaaaagaaacaaacgccaattaaaataaaaacgAAAGGAAAAACGGTGGGCCAGCGGTTTCTTGGCCgtgcccccccggccccccagcCAGGTGCGTACTCACTTCGCGGCCCAGGTACAAGCCACCCTCAACAATAGAGGCGcgttgtttttttccctctgtgccaAGCACAAGGCTGGAGCCAATTTAGATATGCTATAAATTAAGAGGTTGCCATGGTTACCGCCCTCCCATTGGCCGCATCCCGGGTGACGCTGCCCTCGGCGTCACCAAATCTGAATAAGGATGCGCGAATTACTAAGGCGGGGGACAAAGCTGGCGATGGGGACAGCATGAGAGtggcggcgcggcggcggcggagcacAGCGAGGCACCGGGGCTGCCGGCTGCAGGGGGGGGTTCATGCACCCCTCCCGCCGCGCCCGCTGCCGCAGAGCCCGccagcagcgcggccgccgctCCGCCGGCTCCCGGGCCGCTCCGCAGCCACCggagggagatttgggggggtctttagtattattgttattattatttctcGGGGGTGGTTTGgattattttgggggggggcaTCGTTTTTTCCCTCCCGTCGTCGAGGCTCCGGAGAGAAGAAGGGGAAGAACTTGACAgccgccccgccgccctccCCTGAATTTTTTGTTATTCCTTCTTCTATATTTtgttagtttttgttttatttcattcgattttattttctttctttggtttttatttttagttttattctcctttcttttcttccattttaatttatttaatttcctttcatttaatttcatttgattttgtattattatttttccttctttttttttttttttaattttatttttgcattatttttcgctgatttttttttttttgtttggttgtttggttggttttgattttgttttgggttttttttggttgggtttttttgttgttgtttttttctcttttattttttttttttttttgccgcCGCCGTGTGCCGGCGCGGGGCTGGCTTCTCCTTTTGAGCGTCTCCATCCCCCGGCGGAGGTTATGATGGTGCATTGTGCGGGCTGCGAGAGGCCGATTTTGGACCGGTTCCTACTGAACGTCTTGGACAGGGCATGGCACATCAAATGCGTCCAGTGCTGCGAGTGCAAGTGCAACCTGACCGAGAAATGCTTctccagggaagggaaactCTACTGCAAAAATGACTTTTTCAGGTGAGTCCTCACCCCCACCCCGGAGGGGAGCGGAGGGTGCGGAGCTCTTCACCCCTGCCCGCCTGGGGTGTCCCCcggggctttggggggctcaAGGGGGTCCCCTCCTATTTCCCCGCTCGGGAGCCCGGGGGGGACGCGGTGGCCGCGCTGCAGCCTGAGGTGGGGGCTGTgcccccctcccacctccccatcACCTTCCCCGCCAGCCCCGGGCCCCGCTCCGCCGGTGCCGCCGCCCTCCCATGGCCTCAGGCCCCGGGGGGCACCGGGGACCCCCGAGCGCCGCTCTCCGGGCCcggcacccccagctcccctccccGCACCGCAGGCCCCGGTGAGAACGGAGCCCAAAACCTCCCCCGCACCTCAACAGCCCCTAATGAGCACCACAAAGTGCCGGGAGGAAAGCGGGGGCAAAGGGGGGGCCGTGACTTATGACTCCTAATGCTCGCACTACATCAACGTCACGGGGAGCAGCGAGGGAGGCACGAGTTGTGCCGCGGCCcgaggggaaaaagggggggaccCTGCGTGGGTGCCCCGGGGCCTGGCAGCCCCCAGGAACCTCGGGGACCCGGCTGCGACAGCCCCCGCTCCTTGTTCTGGgagcagatttttttgttttgtgggaattttttttgttttgttttggacgTTGAGgggcttggttttatttttgtttgtttttttttttcttgtattattttcttttttgtttgttccgTTGGTTTGGGAGGgtttgttggaatttttttgttgttgttttattctGCTGTGGGCTTTATGTTTTCTTCTTGTTGcttttttgtggggatttgggttttgttttgtggggttttgtggcaggttttggttgtttggttttgtttcttttcctttctttttctttttttttttctttttttctttttctttttttccctccccttggGAGATCGTTCCCAGCCGATTCAGATTccctggatttttattttttttttcttttaaaaaaaccaaaagatcTCCCggggaaacaaaaacaaaaactcaCCTAAACCCAGACGTTCTCtgtgaaggaaaggaaaacgGGAAATTTACAAAGCACTCTTCCTGACCTGGAAAAATTCCCCTCGGGAGAGCGAGACGGGCTTGGGACCACGGGGAGCTTTGGGGAGCGCAGCCCCTCCTCTGCCGCCCGTTGTTCTGATCCCCGCACCCTCCGCTCCCTTTTCCCGTCTCTCTGGCCGCGATCAGCCCGGTTTTCCTCACGGGATTTTCGGGCCGGAGCCCCGCGTTCCCCTCCCGGGGGAAAAACGAAATCCTGCCCCGCCGAGTGCCGAGGGGACCCCCGGGcgctctcccctccctcccgtCCCTTCTGGGGCCAAATCCGGGCGAGGATGCTCGTGTGTGACGCCCGCgggtggggacaccccaaacgCCAGGGCTGCGCGGGGATGAAGGCTCTCCTCATCCTCGCCCCGAAGGTGCGGTTCGCCCTCGGGAGATGCTGAGGAATCAGGATTTGAGGAGGGGGGTTCGGTCCAGcgcacacacacagcccctgccTCAGCCCATCTTTGCCGGGGCTCCAGCTCTcgcttttctcccctttcccaggagGTTTGGTACCAAATGCGCCGGCTGCTCCCAAGGGATCTCTCCCAGCGACCTCGTCCGGAAAGCCCGGAATAAAGTCTTTCACCTGAACTGTTTCACCTGCATGGTCTGCAACAAGCAGCTCTCCACGGGCGAGGAACTCTATATCATCGACGAAAACAAATTTGTTTGCAAAGAGGATTATTTGAACTCTCCCAGTTTGAAGGAAGGCAGCCTCAACTCAGGTACGAGCTGCTCAGCCCGCCCACCGCTCCGTCGGTTCCTCCCGGCGGCACCTCCCGGCCGGGCAGGAGGTTCGGATTTGGGGTGAGGGGCTGCACCCCGCGGccagcccgacccccccggtAATCCGTGCCACCGGCACCGGCAGGAGCGGGCAGCGCCGAGAGCGCCGGGCACGGGCCCCGAGCCGCCGGTGCCTCCCTGCGGAGGAACCTCCCGGCCGGGCAGGAGGTTCGGATTTGTGGGATGAGGGGCTGCACCCCGCAGCCAGCCGATCCGTCGGGGGAGGGAGTGATCTGGGGAGAAAGGCTTCGAACCGTGCGGAAGCCTCCGTGACACCCCCCCGCGGGACGCGGACACGCGTGGGATGAGCTCCCCGCTCCAGCCTTGGCTCCTGCTCCGCTCACGGCCCCTCCGGCAGCGGGGATGCGGGGCGGGGGGAGCCAGGATCCCCCCAAGGGCCGCCTCGGGAGCCCCTCactccccagagccccccccgTGTGTGCCCGGTCCCCCCGCGCCGCGGGCCTGATCCTTCGCCTCCTTTCACCCAGAGGCAAAGCTCCCATTTGACTTCCTTGGAAGCTGTCTCTGCgtcaggagagcagggccaggccccctcctgctgtcccagccatgCCGGGCGCCCCTGCTCACCCCCTTCCGTGGGCTCTCTCTCCGTCCAGCACCCGGGGCCGGATCCTGCCACGCCAGTCAGTGGGGCCGCTGCTGTGAGCGAGGCGAGTAGAGCTTGGCCTTGGGGGGGTGCTGGCTGCAGGGTCCCCGGGGGGAACACGGTGCCTGGGGGCGGGGGGCgagccaggctggagccagTGACCGGGGACTCCCCAGAACCCCCGACAGGGACCGgttgcattttttcccaatGGCGCATCCCGCTTCCCGGCACGGGGGGTAGAGGGGGCCCGTGGGGGGCAgcggcggggctgggggatcgccccctccccagctccccctcACGGTGCGCAGGGCTGGAGCGGGCGGCGCTTGCCCGCAGCTCCGCGCGGTGTTGGGGGGGTGATGCTTCAGGGGAACCAGGGGGGCAGAGGCCGTCTGCACCccttgctgctctccagcacccCCCAACCCCTCTCCTGGAAAGCAGGCGGGCCGGGTGGGCCGGGGAGGACAGAGGAGAGGGGGGTCAATCTCTCCCCTAAGTCATCCACCCCCCACTTTCCTCTCTGGGTCTCCTTTACAGTGTCCTCATGTACAGACAGGAGTTTGTCCCCGGATCTCCAGGACCCCATGCAGGACGACACCAAGGAAACGGACAACTCCACCTCCTCGGACAAGGAGACCACCAACAACGAGAACGAGGAGCAGAACTCGGGCACCAAGCGGAGGGGTCCCCGCACCACCATTAAAGCCAAGCAGCTGGAGACCCTCAAAGCTGCCTTCGCCGCCACCCCCAAGCCCACCCGCCACATCCGGGAGCAGCTGGCCCAGGAGACCGGCCTCAACATGAGAGTCATCCAGGTAGGACAGGAGAAGGGGCGCCGCTAGGAGCCCAGACAGCTGGAGGCTGTGAGAGTCTCCCCCCGGTGCCGGGAAGGGGTTGGGACACCGGGGCTGGTCCCTCAGGGAACGGGAACGGGCGAACCCCGCTTGTCCCCTGCCAGCGCCACCTCAGGCCCAGCCCCGCAGCCACCCCACGCTCTGGTGGGTGAGCGGGGATCCCCCAGCCCACGGAAGGGGTGGAAATCATTCCCAAAAGGTGAGGCAGCGCGGTTCTGCGCGGCCGAGCAGGATCCCCGGCGTGCCAGG includes these proteins:
- the LHX5 gene encoding LIM/homeobox protein Lhx5, with the protein product MMVHCAGCERPILDRFLLNVLDRAWHIKCVQCCECKCNLTEKCFSREGKLYCKNDFFRRFGTKCAGCSQGISPSDLVRKARNKVFHLNCFTCMVCNKQLSTGEELYIIDENKFVCKEDYLNSPSLKEGSLNSVSSCTDRSLSPDLQDPMQDDTKETDNSTSSDKETTNNENEEQNSGTKRRGPRTTIKAKQLETLKAAFAATPKPTRHIREQLAQETGLNMRVIQVWFQNRRSKERRMKQLSALGARRHAFFRSPRRMRPLGGRLDESEMLGSTPYTYYGDYQGDYYGPGGNYDFFPHGPPSQAQSPADSSYLQNSGPGSTPLGPLEPPLSGHHSSENQRYTDMISHPDTPSPEPGMTGSLHPIPGEVFSGGPSPPFSMSSNSGYSGALSHPNPELSEAAVW